From Nitrosopumilus zosterae, the proteins below share one genomic window:
- a CDS encoding DNA-directed RNA polymerase subunit A': MSLQAIKSIDGIRFSVWSPTEVRKYSVAEITAPETYDEDGMPVQGGLMDGRLGTLEPGQKCLTCGNTAARCPGHFGHIELAEPILHIAFIDNIYKLLQSTCRSCARLKVPQEDLDEFKKIKDKHAAYTVISQKRIPEQIIEKAKKAKECPHCGKTQYELVFTKPTIFVEKTEIGEHRLLPITIRERFSQILDEDLLLLSYDPITARPEWFILQALPVPPVTVRPSIILETGIRSEDDLTHKMVDIIRVNQRLKESKEAGTPPLIVQDLVDLLQYHSTTYFDNEVSGIPQAHHRSGRPLKTLTQRLKGKEGRFRGSLSGKRVDFSSRTVISPDPNLDLSEVGVPEQVAMKLTIPEIVTEWNIERMRKLVINGPEKFPGVNYIVRPDGVKIRLDFVEDRSTIAETLEIGYLIERHLADGDIVMFNRQPSLHQMSIMAHYVRVLPGKTFRLHPSVCPPYNADFDGDEMNLHVPQSEEARAEAILLMRVQDQLISPRYGGPIIGALRDFVTGAYLLTKDETTLSIQDFSNLAMLGGYKDALPKPATKTKDGPAYTGKQLFSLFLPKDFNYVLTSKWSKGTNGPAKDVVIKNGELISGVIDKTSIGAEEPESVLHRITKDYGNAVGKNFLNSILIMVKQFITSYGFSYGFGDLEVPEKDKQQILNDIQETYDIVSDLTNQYEKGTLKLTRGMRPEEALEAYIVNELGKARDKAGSTANNSLDNSNAGKIMATTGARGSSLNVGQMAGALGQQSRRGNRLHDGYHNRALTHFQEHDNNPDAHGFVKSNYREGLSALEFFFHAMGGREGLVDTAVRTQQSGYMQRRLINALEHIRLEYDGTVRDPHGHIVQFLYGEDGIDVAKSDHGEAFNAHRLAESQTMIDSGKKATKDEIDTMIKKYTKTFSPRLTSLVSEALHESNLSKDGVEAVCKKGLLLYNKAKVEPGQAVGIITAQSIGEPGTQMTLRTFHFAGIKERNVTLGLPRLIELVDARKKPVTPTMDIYLDNESKKSREKAIEVARNVLQTKISALIANSETDYSTEIKLILSENRLKERGCSIAEVEASLASNKKFKMETVGELITLKLVEESDTATVIAIRNKVLNTTVKGVPDIERVTLVQKDDEWVIQTTGSNIAKVLEVKGIDKTNVRTNNVFEIAGTLGIEAARNALIDELNHTLGDQGLEVDNRYIMLVSDLMCSRGYMQQIGRHGIAGTKDSVLARAAFEITVPTIAHAALGGEIEQLKGITENVIVGSNIPIGSGTVDLYMQVSKKK, from the coding sequence ATGTCGCTTCAAGCTATCAAATCAATCGATGGAATCCGTTTTTCCGTATGGTCTCCAACCGAAGTTCGAAAATATTCTGTTGCTGAAATTACTGCACCTGAAACATATGATGAAGATGGAATGCCAGTTCAAGGAGGTCTTATGGATGGAAGACTCGGTACACTTGAACCAGGACAAAAATGTTTAACTTGTGGAAATACTGCTGCTAGATGTCCTGGACATTTTGGACATATTGAACTTGCAGAGCCAATTTTACATATTGCATTTATTGATAACATCTACAAACTATTACAATCAACATGCCGTTCTTGTGCAAGACTCAAAGTACCACAAGAAGATTTAGATGAATTCAAAAAAATCAAAGACAAACATGCTGCATACACTGTAATTTCTCAAAAACGTATCCCAGAACAAATTATAGAAAAAGCAAAGAAAGCAAAAGAATGTCCTCATTGTGGTAAAACCCAATACGAATTAGTCTTTACAAAACCAACCATCTTCGTTGAAAAAACAGAGATTGGTGAACATAGATTACTTCCAATTACAATTAGAGAAAGATTTTCACAAATTCTTGATGAAGATTTGCTTCTTTTATCCTATGATCCAATTACTGCAAGACCTGAATGGTTTATTCTTCAGGCATTGCCTGTCCCACCTGTAACTGTAAGACCATCAATCATTCTTGAAACAGGAATTAGATCTGAAGATGACTTGACACACAAAATGGTAGACATCATTAGAGTTAATCAAAGACTAAAGGAAAGCAAAGAAGCTGGAACTCCACCACTAATTGTTCAAGACTTGGTTGATCTGCTACAGTATCATTCTACAACATATTTTGATAATGAAGTTTCTGGAATTCCTCAAGCTCACCATCGTTCTGGACGTCCACTCAAAACATTAACTCAAAGACTCAAAGGAAAAGAAGGCAGATTTAGAGGCTCATTATCTGGAAAGAGAGTCGACTTTTCAAGCAGAACTGTAATTTCACCTGATCCTAACTTGGATTTGTCTGAAGTTGGAGTTCCTGAGCAAGTTGCTATGAAACTAACAATTCCTGAAATCGTTACAGAGTGGAATATTGAAAGAATGCGAAAACTTGTAATTAATGGACCTGAGAAATTCCCTGGTGTAAACTATATCGTTAGACCTGACGGTGTTAAAATTAGATTAGACTTTGTAGAAGATCGTTCTACCATTGCAGAAACTCTTGAGATTGGTTATCTGATTGAAAGACATCTTGCAGATGGTGATATTGTCATGTTTAACAGACAACCTTCACTTCACCAAATGTCTATTATGGCTCACTATGTGAGGGTACTTCCAGGTAAGACTTTCAGATTACATCCTTCAGTTTGTCCTCCATACAACGCAGACTTTGATGGGGATGAGATGAACCTCCATGTTCCTCAAAGTGAGGAAGCACGAGCAGAAGCGATTCTTTTGATGAGAGTCCAAGATCAATTAATCTCTCCAAGATATGGTGGTCCAATTATTGGTGCACTCAGAGACTTTGTAACTGGAGCATATCTTTTAACAAAAGACGAAACAACTCTTTCTATTCAGGATTTCTCCAATCTTGCAATGCTTGGAGGTTACAAAGATGCACTTCCAAAACCTGCTACTAAAACAAAAGACGGTCCAGCATACACTGGAAAACAACTATTCTCACTATTCTTGCCAAAAGACTTCAATTATGTTCTCACATCAAAATGGTCAAAGGGAACAAACGGTCCTGCGAAAGATGTTGTAATTAAAAATGGCGAACTCATCAGTGGTGTAATTGATAAAACCTCAATTGGCGCAGAAGAACCAGAGAGTGTCTTACACAGAATTACAAAAGACTATGGAAATGCAGTAGGTAAAAACTTCTTAAATTCTATTCTAATTATGGTAAAACAATTCATCACAAGTTATGGATTTAGTTATGGATTCGGTGATCTTGAAGTACCAGAAAAAGACAAACAACAGATTCTCAATGATATTCAAGAAACCTATGACATCGTATCTGATTTGACTAATCAATATGAAAAAGGAACTCTCAAACTTACCAGAGGTATGAGACCTGAAGAGGCACTTGAAGCATACATTGTAAACGAATTAGGTAAAGCAAGAGACAAGGCAGGCTCTACTGCAAACAACTCACTCGATAATTCTAATGCTGGAAAAATTATGGCAACCACTGGTGCCAGAGGTTCGTCGCTAAACGTAGGTCAGATGGCAGGTGCTTTAGGCCAGCAATCAAGAAGAGGTAATCGACTCCATGATGGCTACCACAATCGTGCATTGACACATTTCCAAGAACATGATAATAATCCGGACGCACACGGATTTGTAAAATCCAATTACAGAGAAGGTCTCTCTGCATTAGAATTCTTCTTCCACGCAATGGGTGGTCGTGAAGGGCTTGTCGACACTGCAGTTAGAACACAACAAAGTGGATACATGCAGCGTAGGCTGATTAATGCACTAGAACACATTAGATTGGAATATGATGGAACCGTTAGGGATCCACACGGTCACATTGTTCAATTCCTTTACGGTGAAGACGGAATAGATGTTGCAAAAAGTGACCATGGTGAAGCATTCAATGCTCACAGATTAGCTGAATCTCAAACAATGATTGATTCAGGCAAAAAGGCAACAAAAGATGAAATTGATACCATGATTAAAAAATACACAAAGACGTTCAGTCCAAGACTCACGTCACTTGTATCTGAAGCATTGCATGAATCAAACCTAAGTAAAGATGGTGTAGAGGCAGTATGTAAGAAAGGATTATTACTTTACAACAAAGCCAAAGTAGAACCTGGACAAGCAGTGGGAATTATCACTGCTCAATCAATTGGTGAACCTGGTACTCAGATGACTTTGAGAACGTTCCATTTTGCAGGAATTAAAGAAAGAAACGTAACCTTGGGTCTTCCTAGATTAATTGAGCTAGTTGATGCAAGAAAGAAACCAGTTACGCCAACTATGGATATCTATCTTGACAACGAGTCAAAGAAATCCAGAGAAAAAGCAATCGAAGTTGCAAGAAATGTATTGCAAACGAAAATCAGCGCATTAATTGCAAACAGTGAAACTGATTACTCTACTGAAATTAAATTAATTCTAAGTGAGAACAGACTAAAAGAGAGAGGATGTTCAATTGCTGAAGTTGAAGCATCACTTGCATCAAATAAGAAATTCAAGATGGAAACAGTCGGTGAACTAATTACTCTCAAACTAGTTGAAGAATCTGATACTGCAACAGTAATTGCAATCAGAAATAAAGTTCTAAACACCACTGTAAAAGGTGTTCCAGACATTGAACGTGTAACTCTTGTTCAAAAAGACGATGAATGGGTTATCCAGACAACTGGCTCTAACATTGCCAAAGTTCTTGAAGTAAAAGGCATTGACAAAACAAATGTCAGAACAAACAATGTGTTTGAAATTGCAGGAACTCTGGGAATTGAAGCTGCACGAAACGCATTGATTGATGAACTTAATCATACTCTGGGTGACCAGGGATTAGAAGTTGATAATAGATACATCATGTTAGTATCTGATTTAATGTGCTCTAGAGGTTACATGCAACAAATTGGCAGACATGGAATTGCCGGTACTAAAGACAGTGTTCTTGCAAGAGCCGCATTTGAAATTACAGTTCCTACAATTGCACATGCTGCACTTGGTGGTGAAATTGAACAACTCAAAGGTATTACTGAAAACGTAATTGTTGGTAGCAACATTCCAATCGGCAGTGGAACTGTTGATCTATACATGCAAGTAAGCAAGAAAAAATAA
- a CDS encoding DNA-directed RNA polymerase subunit B, with product MADPSTKRWPVIQDILKREGIARQHLNSFDEFLERGLQSIINEVGQIDIENAEYPYKIQLGKVKLQQPRMMELDGSITHITPAEARLRNVSYSAPVMMEASVVEDGKILESRFVHIGDVPVMAKSNACILHNFSTQKLIEHGEDPNDPGGYFIINGSERVIVGLEDLSYNKIIVDRETVGGNIVFKAKVYSSIVGYRAKLELVMKNDGLIVARIPGSPVDIPVVTLMRALGLESDREIAAVVSLVDDLQDELEGSFEKAGDVPTSKDAIVYISKRIAPGMLEEFQIKRAETLLDWGLLPHLGKHPENRKEKAQFLGEAACKLLELKLGWITPDDKDHYGNKVIKFAGQMLADLFRTAFRNLVRDMKYQLERSGQKRGINAVAAAIRPGIITDKLNNAIATGNWGRGRVGVTQLLDRTNYLSTISHLRRIQSPLSRTQPNFEARDLHATHFGRICPSETPEGSNCGLVKNLALSGIISVNVPSEEIVEKLYDLGTVHFFDAKEDLKKDGTRVFVDGRLIGYFKDGQEIAESLRELRRNSKIHPHVGVSFHKSDIEGSTRRLYVNCNAGRVLRPLIIIKDNKSLLTQDLLDKISKKLLSWTDLLRMGVLEMIDANEEENCYVTLDEKDTKKHTHLEVFPPAILGAGASIIPYPEHNQSPRNTYESAMAKQSLGFSTPMMNTSTYVRQHFMLYPQVPIVNTKAMKLLGLEDRPAGQNCVVAVLPFDGYNIEDAIVLSKASVDRGLGRTFFFRIYDAEAKQYPGGMRDTFEIPNAEDNIRGYKGERAYRLLEEDGVVASEAPVKGGDILIGKTSPPRFMEEYREFESSGPYRRDTSIGVRPSETGVVDTVVMTQSNEGGKMYKIRARDMRIPEIGDKFASRHGQKGVLGILAKAEDLPYTAEGMSPDVLINPHAFPSRMTVGMMMESICGKAAAFRGKRFDGSAFVGEKMDEVKEVMDAHNFKYSGKEIMYDGRTGKPFPVDVFIGVVYYQKLHHMVADKIHARARGQVQMLTKQPTEGRARGGGLRFGEMERDCLIAYGASMILKDRLLDESDKSDIFVCERCGLVAYHDVKQRKYVCRVCGDKAKVSSVSVAYAFKLLLQEMQSLNVAPRLLIKEKI from the coding sequence ATGGCAGATCCATCCACAAAGCGTTGGCCAGTAATTCAAGATATTCTGAAACGTGAGGGTATTGCACGTCAACACCTAAACTCATTTGATGAATTTCTAGAGAGAGGACTTCAAAGTATTATCAATGAAGTAGGACAAATTGATATTGAAAATGCTGAATACCCTTACAAAATTCAACTAGGTAAAGTCAAACTTCAACAACCAAGAATGATGGAACTTGATGGTTCTATTACTCATATTACTCCAGCTGAGGCACGATTGAGAAACGTTTCATATTCTGCCCCTGTCATGATGGAGGCAAGTGTTGTAGAGGATGGAAAAATTTTGGAATCCAGATTTGTTCATATTGGCGATGTACCAGTAATGGCAAAATCAAATGCCTGCATCTTACATAATTTCTCTACTCAAAAATTAATTGAACATGGTGAGGATCCCAATGATCCTGGTGGTTACTTCATCATTAATGGTTCAGAAAGAGTAATTGTAGGATTAGAAGATCTTTCTTACAATAAAATTATTGTAGATAGAGAAACTGTTGGTGGAAATATTGTTTTCAAAGCTAAAGTATATTCATCAATTGTTGGATATCGTGCAAAATTAGAACTTGTAATGAAAAACGATGGGTTGATTGTAGCTAGAATTCCTGGTTCTCCAGTTGATATTCCAGTTGTCACATTGATGAGAGCACTTGGATTAGAATCTGATAGAGAAATTGCAGCAGTTGTCTCTTTGGTGGATGATCTTCAAGATGAACTGGAAGGCTCTTTTGAAAAAGCGGGAGATGTTCCAACATCTAAAGACGCCATTGTTTACATTAGTAAAAGAATTGCACCTGGAATGTTGGAGGAATTCCAAATTAAACGTGCAGAAACTTTACTTGATTGGGGATTGTTGCCACATTTGGGTAAACATCCAGAAAATAGAAAAGAAAAAGCACAATTCTTAGGTGAAGCCGCTTGTAAATTATTAGAATTAAAACTTGGTTGGATTACCCCTGATGACAAGGATCATTATGGAAACAAAGTAATCAAATTTGCAGGACAAATGTTGGCAGATCTCTTTAGAACTGCGTTTAGGAATTTGGTTAGAGACATGAAATACCAATTAGAAAGATCAGGTCAAAAACGAGGAATTAATGCAGTAGCTGCTGCAATTCGTCCTGGAATTATTACTGACAAACTAAACAATGCGATAGCTACTGGAAACTGGGGACGTGGACGTGTTGGTGTTACTCAATTACTTGATAGAACAAATTATCTTTCAACAATTAGTCATCTTAGACGAATTCAATCTCCTCTTAGTAGAACCCAGCCCAACTTTGAGGCAAGAGACTTGCATGCAACTCACTTTGGAAGAATATGTCCAAGTGAAACTCCTGAAGGCTCAAACTGTGGTTTGGTGAAAAACCTCGCTCTATCTGGAATTATCTCAGTGAATGTTCCATCAGAAGAAATTGTGGAAAAACTCTATGATCTTGGAACTGTTCATTTCTTTGATGCCAAAGAAGATTTGAAAAAAGATGGAACCAGAGTTTTTGTTGACGGTCGTTTAATTGGATATTTCAAAGATGGTCAAGAGATAGCTGAATCTCTCAGAGAACTCAGAAGAAATTCAAAGATTCATCCTCATGTTGGAGTGTCATTTCATAAATCTGATATCGAAGGTTCAACAAGAAGACTTTATGTGAATTGTAATGCAGGACGTGTTTTACGACCATTAATAATTATCAAAGATAACAAATCATTGTTAACTCAAGATTTGTTAGATAAAATCTCCAAGAAATTACTTTCCTGGACTGATCTTTTGAGAATGGGAGTTTTGGAAATGATTGATGCAAATGAAGAAGAAAACTGTTATGTTACATTAGATGAAAAAGATACAAAGAAACACACTCACCTTGAAGTATTCCCTCCAGCAATCTTAGGTGCAGGAGCTTCTATCATTCCGTATCCAGAACATAATCAATCTCCAAGAAATACATATGAATCTGCAATGGCAAAACAGAGCTTAGGATTTTCAACACCTATGATGAATACTAGTACATATGTTAGACAACACTTTATGCTATATCCGCAAGTTCCAATTGTAAATACAAAAGCAATGAAACTCTTGGGATTGGAAGATAGACCAGCGGGTCAGAACTGTGTTGTTGCAGTACTTCCATTCGACGGATATAACATCGAAGATGCAATTGTTCTTAGCAAAGCATCTGTAGATAGGGGATTGGGAAGAACATTCTTCTTTAGAATTTATGATGCTGAAGCAAAACAATACCCCGGCGGAATGCGTGATACCTTTGAGATTCCTAACGCTGAAGATAACATTAGAGGTTACAAGGGAGAGCGTGCATATAGATTACTTGAAGAAGATGGCGTTGTTGCATCAGAAGCTCCAGTAAAGGGCGGAGATATTTTAATTGGAAAAACTAGTCCTCCAAGATTTATGGAAGAATATAGAGAGTTTGAATCATCTGGTCCATACAGAAGAGATACTTCTATTGGTGTTAGACCATCTGAAACAGGAGTTGTAGATACAGTAGTTATGACTCAATCAAATGAAGGTGGAAAAATGTACAAGATTCGCGCAAGAGATATGAGAATTCCTGAAATTGGTGATAAATTTGCATCAAGACATGGACAAAAGGGTGTACTTGGAATTTTAGCCAAAGCCGAAGACTTGCCATATACTGCAGAAGGTATGTCTCCTGATGTTTTGATTAATCCTCACGCATTTCCATCTAGAATGACCGTTGGAATGATGATGGAATCTATTTGTGGCAAGGCTGCTGCATTTCGTGGAAAGCGATTTGATGGCTCTGCATTTGTCGGAGAAAAAATGGATGAAGTAAAAGAAGTAATGGATGCACACAATTTCAAATATTCTGGCAAAGAAATAATGTATGATGGTAGAACTGGAAAACCCTTCCCAGTAGATGTCTTTATTGGAGTTGTATATTATCAGAAACTCCATCATATGGTTGCTGACAAAATCCATGCAAGAGCACGTGGACAAGTTCAGATGTTAACTAAACAACCAACTGAAGGTAGAGCAAGAGGTGGTGGTTTAAGATTCGGTGAAATGGAGAGAGACTGTTTGATTGCTTATGGAGCTTCTATGATTCTAAAAGATAGATTACTTGACGAATCTGATAAATCTGATATTTTTGTCTGTGAAAGATGTGGATTGGTTGCTTATCATGATGTTAAACAAAGAAAATATGTATGTCGGGTTTGTGGTGATAAAGCCAAAGTCTCTTCAGTCTCAGTGGCGTATGCATTCAAACTACTCTTACAAGAAATGCAGAGTCTTAATGTCGCACCACGTCTATTAATCAAGGAGAAAATCTAA
- a CDS encoding DNA-directed RNA polymerase subunit H has translation MATKKNQVLVPDHIYVPKHEIISKQEAEEVLKKYNCKPTELPLIFVNDPAILGLGIKPGDMIKITRKSPTAGESLYYRYVVEV, from the coding sequence TTGGCAACTAAAAAAAATCAAGTTCTAGTGCCAGATCATATCTATGTTCCAAAACATGAGATTATTTCAAAACAAGAAGCTGAAGAAGTTTTAAAAAAATACAATTGCAAACCAACCGAATTACCATTAATCTTTGTAAATGATCCTGCAATTTTGGGACTTGGAATAAAACCTGGTGATATGATAAAGATTACCAGAAAAAGTCCAACTGCTGGTGAAAGTCTCTATTACAGATACGTGGTGGAAGTATAA
- a CDS encoding PEFG-CTERM sorting domain-containing protein yields MKAHLTVFTLSAILIVSIGMAPAFGQIQNSIVVTTDKSSYSEGETIIVTGEVRDLYSGTPVSLIVKNDNAIVSLAQLTIGADKKFRTELTAGGTMKTAGTYTIEVTYGTQNRIATTTFEFGGSTSTPPKNTGVTDTTVSIEGSSDLIGYTITGGKLLGIMPDVEAKSLIVSIDATSDGSLTLTIPRSILDATMNGEDDEFFVLIDGEEVNFEETTSATERILTIAFPVGAEEIEIIGTFVIPEFGTIAAMILAVAIISIIAVSAKSRLSIMPRY; encoded by the coding sequence ATGAAAGCTCATCTAACGGTGTTTACCTTATCTGCAATTTTGATTGTAAGTATTGGTATGGCACCAGCATTTGGACAAATACAAAACTCGATTGTTGTTACTACGGACAAATCATCATATTCAGAAGGTGAAACAATCATAGTAACAGGTGAAGTACGAGATCTGTATTCAGGAACCCCAGTAAGTTTGATAGTTAAGAATGACAACGCAATTGTCAGTCTAGCTCAATTAACAATAGGTGCTGACAAAAAATTCAGGACTGAATTGACTGCGGGCGGAACAATGAAGACAGCTGGAACTTATACAATTGAAGTGACATATGGAACACAAAATCGTATAGCAACAACGACATTTGAATTTGGTGGATCTACAAGTACTCCACCAAAGAATACAGGAGTAACCGATACAACTGTTTCAATTGAAGGTTCTAGTGACTTAATAGGATACACAATAACGGGTGGAAAACTATTAGGTATCATGCCTGATGTAGAAGCAAAATCACTCATCGTATCTATCGATGCAACAAGTGATGGTTCACTTACCTTGACAATCCCTAGATCAATATTGGATGCAACAATGAATGGTGAAGATGACGAATTCTTTGTCTTAATTGACGGAGAAGAAGTAAACTTTGAAGAAACAACATCAGCAACGGAAAGAATTCTCACCATAGCGTTCCCAGTAGGAGCTGAAGAGATTGAAATAATCGGTACATTTGTAATTCCAGAATTTGGTACAATTGCAGCCATGATTCTAGCAGTAGCAATTATCTCAATAATTGCAGTATCTGCAAAATCAAGACTTAGCATTATGCCAAGATACTAA
- a CDS encoding PEFG-CTERM sorting domain-containing protein: protein MNFKRSTTSMAIALMALSLISMTSIQQDVFAQSQGMSLTAQADRDSDIIMVTGKTISKITDVTFRVTSPSGNNVVGIAQVSPDVNGEFATQFKIGPTWTENGFYTVKAMQSPQQNSLYTLKVLVEVVNGMAKKTLVTETNMESGIVYTTPNVATDKGIEIYADAVIGSTTINIEGTTDRVSQDVTLTVTAPNGNVVSVAQVSPMLNGEFTKAITTGGPLWKQDGYYTVSAKQFDDPKYTASIQVDIKDGVVVPEFGTIAAMILAVAIISIIAVSAKSRLSIMPRY from the coding sequence ATGAATTTTAAACGATCTACAACATCAATGGCGATAGCCCTTATGGCATTGTCATTAATTTCAATGACCTCAATTCAACAAGATGTTTTTGCTCAAAGTCAAGGAATGAGCCTTACAGCTCAGGCAGATAGAGATTCAGACATCATCATGGTAACAGGCAAGACAATTTCAAAAATCACAGATGTTACATTTAGAGTGACATCCCCAAGTGGAAATAATGTAGTAGGAATTGCTCAGGTTTCACCAGATGTAAATGGAGAATTTGCAACACAATTCAAAATTGGTCCAACATGGACTGAAAATGGATTCTATACTGTAAAGGCTATGCAAAGCCCACAGCAAAACTCATTGTACACACTAAAAGTGCTTGTTGAAGTAGTAAACGGAATGGCAAAAAAAACGCTTGTGACTGAAACCAACATGGAATCAGGAATAGTGTATACCACGCCAAATGTTGCAACAGACAAAGGAATTGAAATTTATGCAGATGCGGTCATAGGATCTACAACCATCAATATCGAAGGTACCACTGACAGAGTAAGTCAAGATGTCACTTTGACTGTTACTGCACCAAATGGAAATGTGGTATCTGTAGCTCAAGTATCACCAATGCTGAATGGAGAATTTACTAAAGCAATCACCACTGGTGGACCATTATGGAAACAAGATGGATATTATACTGTAAGCGCAAAACAATTTGACGATCCAAAATATACCGCTTCAATCCAAGTGGATATCAAAGATGGAGTGGTAGTACCAGAATTCGGTACAATTGCAGCCATGATTCTAGCAGTAGCAATTATCTCAATAATTGCAGTATCTGCAAAGTCAAGACTTAGCATTATGCCAAGATACTAA
- a CDS encoding PEFG-CTERM sorting domain-containing protein encodes MSSAYAVELPPACVGCAQDEAKASANKMLMAAIPISVWTDKTEYNHNEMIMVSGQVANIASGYPVTVTVVSPLNSIVTVNQITVAEDKSFETMLNTAGAMWKYDGTYTIKVNYGSVEKSNSAKVELTGGVVTTPTPSKCGVNEITASGQCIPFSISGGVVKSATINTDDKSIVINIDAKKDGTLTVTPSKKIQDGIFMVLVDGEQWDDVEIDKARNKVTVMFLAGAEKIEIIGTFVIPEFGTIAAMILAVAIISIIAVSAKSRLSIMPRY; translated from the coding sequence ATGTCATCAGCATATGCAGTGGAACTTCCACCAGCATGTGTAGGATGTGCTCAGGATGAGGCCAAAGCATCAGCAAACAAAATGTTGATGGCGGCAATTCCAATATCTGTTTGGACAGATAAAACAGAGTACAATCATAATGAGATGATTATGGTATCAGGCCAAGTAGCAAATATAGCATCTGGATATCCAGTCACAGTTACTGTTGTGAGTCCACTCAACTCCATCGTTACAGTTAATCAAATCACTGTAGCAGAAGACAAGAGTTTTGAGACTATGTTAAACACAGCAGGTGCAATGTGGAAATACGACGGTACCTACACCATTAAAGTAAACTATGGCAGTGTTGAAAAAAGCAATAGTGCAAAAGTTGAACTAACTGGTGGAGTTGTAACAACACCAACCCCAAGTAAATGTGGAGTTAACGAAATAACTGCAAGTGGTCAATGCATACCATTTAGCATTTCAGGTGGAGTAGTAAAAAGTGCAACTATCAATACTGATGACAAATCGATTGTCATTAACATCGACGCCAAAAAAGATGGAACATTAACAGTAACCCCATCAAAGAAAATCCAAGACGGTATCTTCATGGTATTAGTTGACGGAGAACAATGGGATGATGTTGAAATTGACAAAGCTAGAAATAAAGTAACAGTCATGTTCCTAGCCGGCGCCGAGAAAATTGAAATTATAGGTACCTTTGTGATACCAGAGTTTGGTACAATCGCAGCCATGATTCTAGCAGTAGCAATTATCTCAATAATTGCAGTATCTGCAAAATCAAGACTTAGCATTATGCCAAGATACTAA
- a CDS encoding PEFG-CTERM sorting domain-containing protein: MEFRIFYILATLLIISTSTVFAQESIITIQTDDNHYDEGDTIVISGNVNTVIGDTPVLIQIVQEGAIIEIAQIIVAQDGTFTKTIIAEGGVWKKGGEYTIRAFYQEHIAESSFSFTPKSEASETTTNFEVDAGSRGTFDVEYTIRGGTVKNMVVDSEIFALIVQVDSIDEGLITLNLPREFIGAEKQDGKDDTFIILIDGIEVAYQESVVGSESRVITINFEQGDSDIEIIGTYVVPEFSTIAVMILIVGIMTTIVMTQKKFQLKI, encoded by the coding sequence GTGGAGTTTAGAATATTTTACATTCTAGCAACATTATTGATAATTTCTACAAGTACAGTATTTGCACAAGAGTCCATCATAACTATACAAACAGATGATAACCATTATGATGAAGGAGATACAATTGTAATTTCTGGAAATGTGAATACTGTAATTGGTGATACACCAGTTTTGATACAAATTGTTCAAGAAGGTGCAATAATTGAAATTGCACAGATCATCGTGGCCCAAGATGGTACTTTCACAAAAACAATTATCGCAGAAGGAGGAGTATGGAAAAAAGGCGGCGAATACACCATCAGAGCGTTTTATCAGGAACACATAGCAGAAAGCTCATTTTCATTTACTCCGAAATCAGAAGCATCTGAAACTACAACCAATTTTGAAGTAGATGCGGGAAGCAGGGGAACATTTGATGTGGAATATACCATCAGAGGTGGAACGGTAAAAAACATGGTAGTAGATTCTGAAATTTTTGCGTTAATTGTACAAGTGGATTCAATAGATGAAGGACTGATCACACTGAATTTACCCCGAGAGTTCATAGGAGCAGAAAAACAAGACGGGAAAGATGACACATTCATTATTCTAATAGACGGAATAGAGGTAGCATACCAAGAATCAGTTGTAGGTTCAGAATCCAGGGTAATAACAATCAATTTTGAACAGGGAGATTCAGATATTGAGATTATTGGAACTTATGTAGTTCCAGAATTCAGTACAATTGCTGTAATGATCCTCATCGTAGGAATTATGACAACAATTGTAATGACTCAGAAGAAATTTCAACTCAAAATTTAG